The following coding sequences lie in one uncultured Mailhella sp. genomic window:
- a CDS encoding terminase large subunit domain-containing protein — translation MEVRIKLRPLQKKALKALDSRRFGVLVCHRRFGKTVLAVSRLCRNATLAGETYRGAYIAPTYRQAKDVAWDYLKKIAQAAGAKVNEGELRVDFKNGARIRLYGAENPDSLRGLNLCDVVFDEVAQMPYSMWSEIVLPMILATHGRALFLGTPKGRNALWKVWENARLHSEEWAALMYRASETGILSAEDLATARRETSEAEYEQEYECSFTAAVAGAYYGRLMEQLGREGRISSVPYQPGCPVTTAWDLGFSDSTAIWFAQVVGREVHVIDYYQASGVGLEHYVRVLQEKGYVYAEHLLPHDAGASELGTGTTRLETLRRLGIRGRVLPMTKVDDGINAVRLLLPRCWFDEKRCAQGLEALRLYQREWDEKAQDFRARPLHDWTSHGADAFRYLAMGLREEEKGASPMRAKSNWNPLEW, via the coding sequence ATGGAGGTGCGCATAAAGCTGAGGCCGCTCCAGAAAAAGGCGCTGAAGGCGCTGGATTCCCGGCGTTTCGGGGTGCTTGTCTGTCACCGCCGTTTCGGCAAGACGGTGCTTGCGGTATCGCGGCTTTGCCGCAACGCCACGCTTGCCGGGGAGACGTACCGGGGCGCGTACATTGCGCCCACGTACCGGCAGGCCAAGGACGTGGCGTGGGACTACCTCAAGAAAATTGCGCAGGCCGCCGGAGCGAAGGTGAACGAGGGGGAACTGCGCGTCGACTTTAAAAACGGCGCGCGCATCCGCCTGTACGGCGCGGAGAATCCCGACTCGCTGCGCGGCCTGAATCTGTGCGACGTGGTGTTCGATGAGGTGGCGCAGATGCCGTATTCGATGTGGTCGGAAATCGTGCTTCCCATGATTCTGGCCACGCACGGACGGGCGCTTTTTCTGGGAACGCCCAAGGGCAGGAACGCGCTCTGGAAGGTGTGGGAAAACGCGCGGCTGCACAGTGAGGAGTGGGCGGCGCTCATGTACCGGGCGAGTGAGACGGGCATACTTTCCGCCGAGGACCTTGCCACGGCGAGGCGCGAAACGAGCGAAGCGGAGTATGAGCAGGAATACGAATGTTCCTTCACCGCGGCGGTGGCGGGCGCGTACTACGGCAGACTCATGGAGCAGCTGGGCAGGGAAGGGCGCATAAGCTCCGTGCCGTATCAGCCGGGCTGCCCCGTCACCACGGCGTGGGACCTCGGCTTTTCCGATTCCACGGCCATCTGGTTTGCGCAGGTGGTGGGGCGCGAGGTGCACGTCATCGACTATTATCAGGCTTCCGGCGTGGGGCTGGAGCACTATGTCAGGGTTCTTCAGGAGAAGGGCTATGTGTACGCTGAGCATCTTCTGCCTCACGACGCCGGAGCCTCTGAGCTCGGCACGGGCACCACGCGTCTGGAAACGCTGCGGCGTCTCGGCATACGCGGGCGGGTGCTGCCCATGACAAAGGTGGACGACGGCATCAACGCGGTCCGTCTGCTGCTGCCGCGCTGCTGGTTCGACGAGAAGCGCTGCGCGCAGGGGCTGGAAGCCCTGCGGCTGTATCAGCGCGAATGGGACGAGAAGGCGCAGGACTTCCGCGCAAGGCCTCTGCATGACTGGACGAGTCACGGGGCGGACGCCTTCCGGTATCTGGCCATGGGACTGCGCGAAGAAGAGAAGGGCGCTTCTCCCATGCGCGCAAAAAGCAACTGGAATCCTCTGGAGTGGTGA
- a CDS encoding terminase small subunit: MEKMTAKQEKFCIEYVTCGNAAEAYCRAYDAERMKPAAIRVKSSALINKGKVAVRIRELQHAAAQNAQVTLQGHLEALRRLRDLAVEKGQLSAAITAEVSRGKAAGLYTDKVQAEVKQDVRVVLFGGE, encoded by the coding sequence ATGGAGAAAATGACGGCAAAGCAGGAAAAGTTCTGCATTGAGTATGTAACGTGCGGAAACGCTGCGGAAGCCTACTGTCGCGCCTATGATGCTGAAAGAATGAAGCCGGCAGCCATACGGGTAAAATCGTCGGCGTTGATAAACAAGGGCAAGGTCGCAGTCAGAATTCGGGAACTTCAGCATGCTGCGGCGCAAAATGCGCAGGTGACGCTTCAAGGGCATCTTGAAGCGCTCAGGCGGCTGCGCGACCTCGCCGTGGAAAAGGGACAGCTTTCCGCCGCCATTACCGCCGAAGTCAGCCGGGGCAAGGCCGCGGGCCTGTACACCGACAAGGTGCAGGCCGAAGTGAAGCAGGATGTGCGCGTCGTTCTCTTCGGGGGCGAGTGA
- a CDS encoding 3TM-type holin, with protein sequence MSAVGWIGAAAELLGSALDIFDGDRKREAELLLKQADNAQAQVMAQLEVNKAEAAHESLFVAGWRPAIGWVCALAIFSDFVLRPVMVWLSGWYPGVPVFPSLISDNLWELMAGMLGLSGLRTFEKTRKTR encoded by the coding sequence ATGAGCGCCGTGGGATGGATAGGCGCGGCCGCCGAACTGCTGGGGTCGGCGCTCGACATCTTCGACGGGGACAGAAAGCGCGAGGCGGAACTGCTGCTCAAGCAGGCGGACAACGCGCAGGCGCAGGTCATGGCGCAGCTTGAAGTGAACAAGGCCGAGGCCGCCCACGAATCGCTCTTTGTGGCGGGGTGGCGGCCGGCCATCGGCTGGGTGTGCGCGCTGGCCATCTTTTCCGATTTCGTGCTGCGTCCCGTCATGGTCTGGCTTTCCGGCTGGTACCCGGGCGTGCCGGTGTTTCCTTCCCTCATATCCGACAATCTGTGGGAGCTCATGGCGGGCATGCTGGGCCTCTCCGGCCTGAGAACCTTTGAAAAGACAAGGAAGACTCGGTGA
- a CDS encoding glycoside hydrolase family protein, with the protein MRIEHHPRFLEQLKRHEGLRLEAYRCPAGALTIGYGHNLDEHPVPNVGEEGDRISGMEALKLLELDVRSCGQELDGAFPWWRRLAEPRQAVLLNMCFNMGLTKLAKFKRMWTALEAGNYARAADEMLDSKWKSDVKGRACELAAQMQSGAWQEGA; encoded by the coding sequence ATGCGTATCGAACATCATCCGAGATTTCTTGAACAGCTCAAGAGGCACGAGGGGCTCCGCCTGGAAGCATACCGCTGTCCGGCCGGAGCCCTGACCATCGGTTACGGGCACAATCTTGATGAGCATCCCGTGCCGAACGTCGGCGAGGAGGGCGACAGGATAAGCGGGATGGAAGCCCTGAAGCTGCTGGAGCTCGACGTCCGCAGCTGCGGGCAGGAACTGGACGGGGCCTTTCCCTGGTGGCGAAGGCTTGCCGAGCCGCGGCAGGCAGTGCTTCTCAATATGTGTTTCAACATGGGACTGACGAAGCTTGCGAAGTTCAAGCGAATGTGGACAGCCCTGGAGGCCGGGAACTACGCCCGCGCAGCCGATGAGATGCTGGATTCGAAGTGGAAGAGCGACGTAAAGGGTCGTGCCTGTGAGCTGGCTGCTCAGATGCAGTCCGGAGCGTGGCAGGAGGGGGCATGA
- a CDS encoding pancreas/duodenum homeobox protein 1 codes for MPSYEEIFTPECLNEVFPPERTDQFFEALFGDPEDGAYDIRMSLLSGSDRKLDFLFELHQRGDACLACNLTHGLPAVFLRHPVINIKGVTAELARRAGWPDGSWEWNLGSTDEISRALHVIPLTLRRVD; via the coding sequence ATGCCGAGCTATGAAGAAATCTTCACCCCTGAATGCCTGAACGAGGTTTTTCCTCCCGAACGCACCGATCAGTTTTTCGAGGCGCTGTTCGGGGATCCGGAAGACGGCGCGTACGATATCCGCATGTCGCTTCTTTCGGGGTCGGACAGGAAGCTCGATTTTCTGTTCGAGCTGCATCAGCGCGGCGACGCGTGCCTTGCCTGCAATCTGACGCATGGCCTGCCTGCGGTGTTTCTGCGGCATCCCGTCATCAACATCAAGGGCGTGACCGCGGAACTGGCTCGTCGCGCGGGCTGGCCGGACGGCTCCTGGGAATGGAATCTCGGCAGCACCGACGAAATTTCCCGCGCGCTGCACGTCATTCCGCTGACCCTGCGCCGCGTGGACTGA
- a CDS encoding phosphate ABC transporter ATP-binding protein, with product MDKMRHEPVLEIGGLSVSFFDRVVLCDVNLSVPQGGIAVLVGRSGSGKTTLLRAVNRLNDEVPGCRATGRVTLRLAGGAVEAFPGSGPDAVPLQELRRRVGMVFQTPQVFPASVYRNIAAPLSVTMNCPRSELDDRVRSALVRADLWSEVEGRLDMSAERLSGGQQQRLCLARALALEPEMLLLDEPTASLDVRSARHVEDLLLGLSETLPVVMVSHGLPQSLRLASFLAVMEGGRVLRVVENPAGLSEADLEAMLDETSEG from the coding sequence ATGGACAAGATGCGGCATGAACCCGTGCTGGAAATTGGCGGACTCTCGGTGTCGTTCTTCGATCGCGTCGTGCTTTGCGACGTGAATTTGTCGGTGCCGCAGGGCGGCATAGCGGTGCTGGTGGGGCGTTCCGGATCAGGCAAGACCACGCTTCTTCGGGCGGTGAACCGCCTCAACGACGAGGTGCCGGGCTGCCGCGCCACGGGGCGGGTGACGCTTCGCCTTGCCGGGGGCGCGGTGGAAGCGTTTCCCGGCTCCGGGCCGGACGCCGTGCCGCTGCAGGAGCTTCGGCGGCGCGTGGGCATGGTGTTTCAGACGCCGCAGGTGTTTCCGGCGAGCGTGTACCGCAACATTGCCGCGCCGCTCAGCGTGACCATGAACTGCCCGCGTTCGGAGCTCGACGACCGCGTTCGGAGCGCGCTTGTGCGCGCCGATCTCTGGAGCGAGGTGGAAGGCCGCCTCGACATGAGCGCGGAACGCCTTTCCGGGGGGCAGCAGCAGCGGCTGTGCCTTGCGCGGGCGCTGGCGCTGGAGCCGGAAATGCTGCTGCTCGACGAGCCGACGGCCTCGCTGGACGTGCGTTCGGCGCGTCATGTGGAAGACCTGCTCCTCGGTCTTTCGGAAACTCTGCCGGTCGTCATGGTGTCGCATGGACTGCCTCAGAGCCTGCGCCTCGCGTCGTTTCTGGCGGTCATGGAAGGGGGGCGCGTGCTGCGCGTGGTGGAGAATCCCGCGGGCCTTTCGGAAGCCGATCTGGAAGCCATGCTCGACGAGACGTCGGAAGGTTAG
- a CDS encoding ABC transporter permease subunit yields the protein MRHSVPFLCFRALALISSVAVPAAVFALMGYLFWRALPVLGPELLFGSTPPLDAVLGRAPVWDGLWPACVGTFWLVELTMALALFPGVGCGVYLAEFASPRQKRVLGAAVDVLAGMPSIVMGLFGFMLILLLRRTVLPEANTSLLLAACCLSLLVLPVLAASAREALSAVPPSLKLAAAASGFSHAQAVFHLFLPASARGVLGGVVLAVGRAAEDTAVILFTGVVANAGLPSGLFGKFEALSFDIYYISSQYQDQQELLRGFGAAAFLLVVSCLLLAAARGLERSFRRTWQGRA from the coding sequence ATGAGACATTCGGTTCCGTTTCTCTGTTTCCGCGCGCTGGCGCTGATCTCGTCCGTGGCGGTTCCGGCCGCGGTGTTCGCGCTCATGGGATATCTTTTCTGGCGCGCGCTGCCCGTGCTCGGGCCGGAACTTCTGTTCGGAAGCACGCCGCCGCTCGACGCCGTGCTCGGTCGCGCGCCCGTGTGGGACGGCCTCTGGCCGGCGTGCGTGGGCACGTTCTGGCTGGTGGAGCTCACCATGGCGCTGGCGCTGTTTCCCGGGGTGGGATGCGGCGTGTATCTGGCGGAGTTCGCCTCGCCCCGGCAAAAGCGCGTGCTCGGCGCGGCCGTGGACGTGCTTGCCGGCATGCCGTCCATTGTGATGGGGCTGTTCGGCTTCATGCTCATTCTGCTGTTGCGGCGCACGGTGCTGCCCGAGGCCAATACTTCGCTGCTGCTTGCGGCGTGCTGCCTGTCGCTGCTGGTGCTGCCGGTGCTGGCGGCTTCGGCGCGCGAGGCGCTCTCGGCCGTGCCGCCGTCGCTGAAGCTCGCGGCCGCGGCCAGCGGATTTTCCCATGCGCAGGCGGTGTTTCATCTTTTTCTTCCGGCTTCGGCGCGCGGCGTTCTGGGCGGCGTGGTGCTCGCGGTGGGGCGCGCCGCGGAAGATACCGCCGTCATTCTCTTCACCGGCGTGGTGGCCAATGCGGGACTGCCTTCCGGGCTTTTCGGCAAGTTTGAAGCCTTGTCTTTCGATATTTATTACATTTCCTCCCAGTATCAGGATCAGCAGGAGCTTCTGCGCGGTTTTGGCGCGGCGGCGTTTCTGCTTGTCGTGTCCTGTCTGCTTCTGGCGGCGGCGCGTGGGCTGGAGAGGAGCTTTCGCAGAACGTGGCAGGGGAGGGCGTAG
- a CDS encoding ABC transporter permease subunit: MRNAASCRSRGNRDAGLVLLRISVALAATAMALLFLMVVAFALPAFVSGGGGGPFSWSWAPGKGEFGILPMAVGSLAVGFSAVIPGWLMGLCLCCWLLCPPRGGRPGCWRVVVGGLVRIMTAVPTVVYGFAAVFLLAPAIRRGFGGSGFSWLTASLMLSVLILPTVVLVLQAGLSERLERAALPGAALGMSRMEIMWRLVLPASRATLLSAAVLAFGRAVGDTMLPLMLAGNAPVAPESMLSSLRTLTAHMALVTSNEVGGAAYDSLFMAGLLLLAVNALVSLGIRRLGAKS, translated from the coding sequence ATGAGAAACGCCGCGTCTTGCCGCAGCCGGGGGAACCGGGATGCGGGCCTGGTGCTCCTGCGCATTTCCGTGGCGCTGGCCGCAACGGCCATGGCGCTGCTGTTTCTCATGGTCGTCGCCTTCGCCCTGCCCGCCTTTGTTTCGGGCGGAGGCGGCGGCCCGTTTTCGTGGTCGTGGGCTCCGGGAAAGGGAGAATTCGGCATTCTGCCCATGGCGGTGGGATCGCTGGCCGTGGGCTTTTCGGCCGTGATTCCCGGATGGCTCATGGGTCTGTGCCTGTGCTGCTGGCTGCTCTGTCCTCCGCGCGGCGGTCGCCCCGGCTGCTGGCGCGTCGTGGTGGGCGGCCTTGTGCGCATCATGACGGCCGTGCCCACCGTGGTGTACGGCTTTGCCGCGGTGTTTCTGCTGGCTCCGGCCATCCGGCGGGGCTTCGGCGGCTCCGGGTTCTCGTGGCTTACGGCGTCGCTCATGCTGAGCGTGCTCATTCTGCCCACGGTGGTGCTGGTGCTCCAGGCCGGGCTTAGCGAACGGCTGGAGAGAGCGGCCCTGCCCGGCGCGGCGCTCGGCATGTCGCGCATGGAAATCATGTGGCGTCTGGTGCTGCCCGCCTCGCGCGCCACCCTGCTTTCCGCGGCGGTGCTGGCCTTCGGCCGGGCCGTGGGCGACACCATGCTTCCGCTCATGCTGGCGGGCAACGCGCCCGTGGCTCCCGAATCCATGCTTTCCAGCCTGCGCACGCTCACGGCGCACATGGCGCTCGTCACGTCCAACGAGGTGGGCGGCGCGGCCTACGATTCGCTGTTCATGGCGGGACTTCTGCTGCTGGCGGTCAATGCGCTGGTCAGTCTCGGCATCCGGCGTCTGGGGGCGAAGTCATGA
- a CDS encoding phosphate ABC transporter substrate-binding protein, protein MNRILSAFALVLLSASLAVAAPLDSFKGQKGTLDIAGGTAHIPVMKKAAQAIMSANGNIRITVAGGGSGVGVQKVGEGLVQIGNTGRALKESEVTKYGLETFPFAIDGVAVAVNPANAVTSLTKAQVKDVFAGKITNWKELGGKDAPISLYVREDGSGTRETFEERALDKGTSVQSANVVNSNGAMKTAIAQDPNAIGYVGIGHLDSSIRGVTVDGMVPSQENAANGAYKITRLLYMNTKGKPQGLTALFIDYIYSEDGKGFISSSGYIPLDRK, encoded by the coding sequence ATGAATCGTATTCTTTCCGCGTTCGCGCTGGTGCTGCTCAGCGCGTCTCTGGCCGTGGCCGCTCCTCTGGATTCCTTCAAGGGCCAGAAGGGCACGCTTGATATCGCCGGCGGCACGGCGCACATTCCGGTGATGAAGAAGGCCGCGCAGGCCATCATGAGCGCCAACGGCAACATCCGCATCACTGTGGCTGGCGGCGGTTCCGGCGTGGGCGTGCAGAAGGTGGGCGAGGGGCTCGTGCAGATCGGCAACACCGGTCGCGCCCTCAAGGAAAGCGAAGTGACCAAGTATGGTCTGGAAACCTTCCCCTTTGCCATCGACGGCGTGGCCGTGGCCGTGAATCCGGCCAATGCCGTGACCTCGCTGACCAAGGCGCAGGTCAAGGACGTGTTTGCCGGCAAGATCACCAACTGGAAGGAACTCGGCGGCAAGGACGCTCCCATTTCGCTCTACGTGCGCGAAGACGGCAGCGGCACCCGCGAAACCTTTGAAGAACGCGCCCTCGACAAGGGCACGTCCGTGCAGAGCGCGAACGTGGTGAATTCCAACGGCGCCATGAAGACCGCCATTGCTCAGGATCCCAACGCCATCGGCTATGTGGGCATCGGGCATCTGGATTCCTCCATCCGCGGCGTCACGGTGGACGGCATGGTTCCCTCGCAGGAAAACGCTGCGAACGGCGCCTACAAGATCACCCGTCTTCTGTACATGAACACCAAGGGCAAGCCGCAGGGCCTCACCGCGCTGTTCATCGACTACATCTATTCCGAAGACGGCAAGGGCTTCATCAGCTCCTCCGGCTACATTCCGCTGGACAGGAAGTAG
- a CDS encoding HAD-IIIA family hydrolase: MEWSAVLFDRDGTLIVDKHYLGDPAGVELIPGTGEALGRLRLRGVKTVVISNQSGIGRGYFPESGWHACEKRLGELLAPFGACLDDERFCPHAPEQSCSCRKPDVGMWESLKAARGLDEGRCAMVGDKVEDLLFGANAGLAAAVLVLTGKGEASARKLGLDVDGIVQRGFVPVEAELPGARRAGTRLFAAPDVRAAVDGLLALSLPEA, encoded by the coding sequence ATGGAATGGTCGGCAGTGCTTTTTGATCGCGACGGAACGCTCATTGTGGACAAGCATTATCTTGGGGATCCTGCGGGCGTGGAGCTCATACCCGGCACGGGCGAGGCTCTGGGAAGACTGCGCCTGCGGGGAGTGAAAACGGTGGTGATAAGCAATCAGTCCGGCATCGGGCGCGGATATTTCCCGGAATCGGGCTGGCACGCGTGCGAGAAGCGTCTCGGGGAGCTGCTTGCGCCGTTCGGAGCCTGTCTGGACGACGAACGCTTTTGTCCGCATGCGCCGGAGCAGTCGTGTTCGTGCCGCAAGCCGGATGTCGGCATGTGGGAGAGCCTGAAGGCGGCGCGCGGTCTGGACGAGGGGCGCTGCGCCATGGTGGGCGACAAGGTGGAGGATCTTCTTTTCGGCGCGAATGCCGGACTGGCCGCGGCCGTGCTGGTGCTCACCGGCAAGGGCGAGGCGAGCGCGCGGAAGCTCGGGCTGGATGTCGACGGGATAGTGCAGCGGGGATTTGTGCCCGTTGAGGCCGAACTGCCCGGAGCCCGGCGCGCCGGAACGCGTCTTTTTGCCGCGCCGGACGTGCGCGCCGCGGTGGACGGCCTGCTGGCGCTCTCCCTGCCGGAAGCGTGA
- the gluQRS gene encoding tRNA glutamyl-Q(34) synthetase GluQRS, translated as MNDAGSGGVVGRFAPSPTGLLHLGNAWSFFLAWMGARTSGGRVILRHEDIDPERSRQSWMDAIERDLTWLGLDWDEGPNHGPHGPYHQSLCRGLYDSAVDRLREHGLVYPCYCTRKELRVLAGAPHGASDGLGDAGAAYPGTCRHLTAEERAGKEAEGRRPSLRLLCPDDDVEVFDDLVLGRQEISLKSCGGDFALRRSDGVWAYQLAVVVDDMRMGVTQVVRGEDILLSTPRQLLLYRLLGGTPPAFAHIPLLCDEQGERLAKRHASLSLAALREQGCSPQAIVGEFARIAGLQETSAPTSPKRLADRIMHEGPFPWRSLPRGPIAVPGSAPQRWK; from the coding sequence ATGAACGACGCAGGTTCTGGGGGCGTGGTGGGGCGTTTTGCGCCGAGTCCCACGGGTCTTTTGCATTTGGGCAACGCGTGGTCGTTTTTTCTGGCGTGGATGGGAGCGCGCACGTCGGGCGGCCGCGTGATACTGCGCCACGAGGACATTGACCCCGAACGTTCCCGCCAGTCGTGGATGGACGCCATCGAACGCGATCTGACCTGGCTCGGTCTGGACTGGGATGAAGGGCCCAATCACGGGCCGCACGGGCCGTATCATCAGAGTCTGTGCCGCGGCCTGTACGACAGTGCGGTGGACAGGCTGAGGGAACATGGACTGGTGTATCCGTGCTACTGCACGCGCAAGGAACTGCGGGTTCTGGCGGGCGCGCCGCACGGGGCGTCCGACGGTCTCGGCGATGCGGGCGCGGCCTATCCCGGAACCTGCCGTCACCTCACGGCGGAGGAGCGCGCCGGAAAGGAAGCCGAAGGCAGGCGTCCGTCGCTGCGCCTGCTCTGCCCGGACGACGACGTGGAAGTGTTTGACGATCTCGTGCTCGGCCGTCAGGAAATTTCGCTGAAAAGCTGCGGCGGCGACTTTGCCCTGCGCCGCTCCGACGGGGTGTGGGCCTATCAGCTTGCCGTGGTGGTGGACGACATGCGCATGGGCGTCACGCAGGTGGTGCGCGGAGAAGATATTCTGCTTTCCACGCCGCGTCAGCTTCTGCTCTATCGCCTGCTCGGGGGCACGCCTCCGGCCTTTGCGCATATTCCGCTGCTCTGCGACGAGCAGGGAGAACGCCTTGCCAAGCGCCACGCCAGCCTGAGCCTCGCCGCCCTGCGCGAACAGGGATGCAGCCCGCAGGCCATCGTGGGCGAGTTCGCCCGCATCGCCGGACTCCAGGAAACAAGCGCCCCCACGTCTCCGAAACGCCTTGCCGACAGAATCATGCACGAAGGCCCCTTCCCCTGGCGCAGCCTGCCCCGCGGCCCCATCGCCGTCCCCGGGAGCGCCCCGCAGCGCTGGAAATAG
- the hemW gene encoding radical SAM family heme chaperone HemW, translated as MLLYIHVPFCRRKCRYCAFYSEPVGSGEGLSLWARALVADMRRRAAALGRPRVSTVFFGGGTPSLIPPPVLGRILDAAADCFSLDGDAEISMEANPDSVDASRAAGFRAAGVNRVSLGVQALDDALLAAIGRVHDRAGALRAFEALRRAKFDNVGLDFIWALPGETLEGWKAQLREAAGLSPEHLSCYGLTLEEGTPMFRERASLRLPGEEEAAAMYEEGGALLEAAGYGQYEISNYARPGRECRHNMGYWRGEEYLGLGPAAVSFLDGCRISEPADFKTWLAAVREGRDAGETERLSFAERAEELVMLRLRTSAGLTLSEYARLTGRDFVADNRALIEELERRNMAVLADGRFFLTRRGMLVSNAVIEQCFEHIPPKPEGKA; from the coding sequence ATGTTGCTCTATATTCATGTTCCGTTTTGTCGCCGCAAATGTCGTTACTGCGCATTTTATTCCGAGCCGGTGGGCTCGGGCGAAGGGCTGTCGCTGTGGGCCCGCGCTCTGGTGGCGGACATGCGCCGCCGGGCGGCGGCTCTTGGCCGTCCGCGCGTGAGCACGGTGTTTTTCGGCGGCGGCACGCCGAGCCTGATCCCGCCCCCGGTGCTGGGCCGCATTCTGGACGCGGCTGCGGACTGTTTTTCTCTGGACGGCGATGCGGAAATCAGCATGGAGGCCAACCCCGACTCCGTGGACGCGTCCCGCGCGGCGGGCTTTCGCGCGGCGGGGGTGAATCGGGTGTCGCTGGGCGTGCAGGCTCTTGACGACGCGCTGCTTGCGGCCATAGGCCGCGTTCACGACCGGGCCGGAGCGCTCCGGGCGTTTGAGGCGCTGCGTCGCGCAAAGTTCGACAATGTGGGGCTTGATTTCATCTGGGCTCTTCCGGGCGAAACGCTGGAAGGCTGGAAGGCGCAGCTTCGCGAAGCGGCGGGGCTGTCGCCGGAGCATCTTTCCTGCTACGGGCTCACGCTGGAGGAGGGCACGCCCATGTTTCGTGAGCGCGCTTCGCTGCGTCTGCCCGGCGAGGAAGAGGCGGCCGCCATGTACGAGGAAGGGGGCGCGCTTCTGGAAGCGGCGGGCTACGGGCAGTACGAGATATCCAACTATGCGCGTCCGGGGCGGGAATGCCGTCACAACATGGGCTACTGGCGCGGGGAGGAATATCTCGGTCTGGGGCCTGCGGCGGTGAGCTTTCTTGACGGATGCCGCATCAGCGAGCCTGCGGATTTCAAAACGTGGCTTGCGGCGGTGCGGGAGGGGCGCGACGCCGGAGAGACGGAGCGCCTGAGCTTTGCCGAGCGCGCGGAAGAACTGGTGATGCTGCGTCTGCGCACGTCGGCGGGGCTCACGCTTTCGGAGTACGCGCGTCTGACGGGCCGGGATTTTGTTGCGGACAACCGGGCGCTGATTGAGGAGCTGGAGCGGCGGAACATGGCCGTGCTTGCGGACGGACGATTTTTTCTTACCCGGCGCGGGATGCTGGTATCCAACGCCGTGATTGAACAGTGCTTTGAGCACATTCCGCCGAAACCGGAGGGGAAGGCATGA